ggagaacatttcgccagaagagaaggattgcataatcctttacgtgcttatgaacatggaggaagtggtcgatttcatgaggtaaaatgatgaaccaattactttgcaaccagtaacttggttttggtctaatacgtattttctcctttcagccaattccatgatgaaatgtggtcaggaagaaatggtcccactcccacgcagtggtacactcttctgaaagagggtgccccgcccttaaataaaagcttcgtgaactggttccatgaaaaagtaatttctcaaatgttcctcttactttgcaatccgtgacttgtcttattacacgtaactaatgcacaaaataatatgaactgaacttgtagggagctgatcccaacgttgagatgacagatgagttgagatgcgtttcccagggttttaaccgtagagtccatgcgcatgagaagtatgatgtaaatgggcatcgcttccatacggagtttcaccagaagaaccggcctaatgcaaaaacaataaatactggggtctacacccgcggagccgatgatcttgattactatggaaggttacaaaaggtatacgagttgacgttcaacaacgcaaacatagaactcaagctctttgtgttcaaatgccactggtttgacccacacggtggaatgagaagcaccccctccattggtttagttgaagttaggcctacaaccacctacagcggatccgacgtctatgttgtggctcaccaaaccaagcaagtttattatttgtcctacccatgtcagaatgaggaactcatgggctgggaagtcgtgttccaggtatcgccacatggtaagctacccaccccctccgaggacgattacaacaacattgacccggtaacatatgagggaattttctatcaagaggaagagcagttcggggctcttcaaatagacataggtcttcaggatctccacaacgatgtacaaatgcgtggtgagaccgtggtggacctgaaggacatagctatgctcaccaagcgccatgcgaacaaagacaacattgtcgagactcaaccggaacccaatgccgaccatgaatactcatatgatactgattttgatagtgaggctgagaacccaatgcctagagatgagagtggtgatgaatggtgagggtcttttatgcttagtacctacattatcattatgcttaatacatacatttgtcattatgcttagtacctacattatcattatgcttaatacatacatttgtcattatgcttaatacctacatttttcattatgcttagtacctatatttgtcattatgcttagtgtttactcattttcaacatgcttattaattattttctcttttcttatgcaggtaattgcccaatatgagcggacggaaggcatcatcgagctccttgcttgatcagatgcatcagcggaagccagggccgggtgcttccagacggagtggaagacccattgttcccacccggcgctacgaagacgcagacggaggacggggaggatgagggggaggacgagctggaggacgagctggaggacgagggggaggacgagctggaggacgagggggaggacgagctggaggatgaGGGGGGATGCACAGCTCCTTCTAGCTGACATTCCCTCTACTTCTGGCTCAGTGGCTTCACAGTctatggacgaggaggaggacactagggaggaggaggaggacactagggaggaggaggaggagtctagggacgaggaggcttcgacggagatggctccgaagaagttgcggattcgtggggaagcgcaagttcccgatgagagtaaggaacctgctacggaggatgagaagtggctccttgtcccaggaaagatagagtaagtagtaaggtgatttcattttcgttatgacacttagcattttctaatgtttgataattgtgcaggaatttcacatacacggggaagaatgtccgcgtgccagggagtctgattggagctgctattaggaagtactggccggggatgtacactccggtccttgggggcgagtccaagctagcctacacttgggaagactttgagatagcgccttaccctggctttacttccgccgccgacgccgtgatcaagaagttttgggtacgtaatgcatactctttgggtttcgttcatatgtagttgataaccccaccatgataactcatgcctctcacactttctgttatgcttgattgcagcgcaattatagggtggcgactgagcataaggagagggcggacgtggtgctccgtaacatgtgtcggaagttgacacggcagcagtggtacaaccagaggatcacgtgcatcggccacttctatgctgagcagggcgtaaggtacacaaagcctgagattgtgcagggactcgccccggctatgacgatagaggacttcatgtcggtaagtaattgtcaatgcgattctatgtactgcggctaacttgcaactatattgtttgttcttcaaatgagttttgattttgcaggttgtaccacattgggctgataataataagagggccgccttcatggagttggtcaagaattgggtcggcgaaaaccccgatttcaaggccgtgagcgaccggaacaaggccaaccgtgggaatcagggaacacacactgcggggagcagcagcaccgatcgctatcgggagcgtctggtacatataaaaatggaacaagctgcatttttttgattttcgatgatatgcataacatttgttttgtgatgcaggggaagaagctcgggagggaacttggtgagatggaagcgtggatgcacatgaagctggtgacgcccc
This region of Lolium perenne isolate Kyuss_39 chromosome 2, Kyuss_2.0, whole genome shotgun sequence genomic DNA includes:
- the LOC127330582 gene encoding uncharacterized protein encodes the protein MAPKKLRIRGEAQVPDESKEPATEDEKWLLVPGKIENFTYTGKNVRVPGSLIGAAIRKYWPGMYTPVLGGESKLAYTWEDFEIAPYPGFTSAADAVIKKFWRNYRVATEHKERADVVLRNMCRKLTRQQWYNQRITCIGHFYAEQGVRYTKPEIVQGLAPAMTIEDFMSVVPHWADNNKRAAFMELVKNWVGENPDFKAVSDRNKANRGNQGTHTAGSSSTDRYRERLGKKLGRELGEMEAWMHMKLVTPRPNEPRPAPEMKPVMNGAGRHWWEGRRNGWKQPSGRRTEQHEVGVGAHHGGAVGLGLWPSRRALNGKAAGALFLTGGASAAPISIRCSGWELRRSSSV